In Mucilaginibacter celer, one DNA window encodes the following:
- a CDS encoding HD family phosphohydrolase, whose amino-acid sequence MAKLSTSRQKALLRKYARNVKYLMTVASVVLIVYFLPKQAKFSYEHEKGRIWNQKDLVSPYNFAILKTPQEIMNDQKSALESVTPIYQLDATAGNVQIEGFKSDLEIKWHNAGLNDKLKPKYISTGVDLLTEIYQTGVFKTNAKYQRGSENYTIQILNRNIATDRNTGELFTREKALAYCDKILSRHNDLDKAFLLDLISNRLQNNLSYDNNLTTRLEKEKVDGLSVTRGMVQKGEVIVYKGSVVNDDVYQKLESFKKAFEDNARVNGNRNLVLLGQFFLVGIAITLLMIFLYLFRKDIYADNRLVGLILLVITAMLATLSLAIKLQFPTNLYYIPYCIVPIIIRILFDTRLALNIHMLVVLMAGFFVPNSFEFAYYEITAGMVSIYSIKNLVRREQFLISAVIIIFNYFVAFLGITFVREGDFMNIDWTEFLPFVVSVLLTLLAYPLIYLFEKIFAITSEITLIELTNTNAPLLRELAFSAPGTFQHSLQVANLAENAIYAVGGNALLVRAGALYHDIGKMENPLFFIENQASGFNPHDKLPYEESAQIIIRHVSKGIEMARKANLPEVVIDFIRTHHGNTRVDYFYQSSLKNFPEKFINENIFRYPGPIPFTKEGAVLMLADSVEAASRSLKEPDEESISVLVDRIVKYKLDQNQLKDSNITLKDIETIKAIFKRMLMSIYHVRIDY is encoded by the coding sequence ATGGCAAAACTATCCACATCGCGCCAAAAGGCTTTACTGCGCAAATACGCCCGTAACGTTAAATATTTAATGACGGTGGCCAGTGTTGTGCTTATTGTTTACTTTTTACCAAAGCAGGCAAAATTTAGCTACGAGCATGAAAAAGGCCGCATCTGGAACCAGAAAGACCTGGTATCGCCCTACAACTTTGCCATCCTGAAAACACCGCAGGAGATTATGAACGATCAGAAATCGGCCCTTGAAAGTGTAACCCCTATTTACCAGCTTGATGCCACCGCCGGCAATGTGCAGATTGAGGGTTTTAAAAGCGATTTGGAGATTAAATGGCATAACGCAGGCTTAAATGATAAACTAAAACCTAAATACATCAGCACGGGTGTTGATCTGCTTACCGAAATTTACCAAACCGGGGTGTTTAAAACCAACGCAAAATACCAGCGCGGGAGCGAAAATTATACAATTCAAATCCTTAATAGAAATATAGCCACAGATCGCAATACCGGCGAATTGTTTACCCGCGAAAAAGCATTGGCTTATTGCGACAAGATTTTAAGTCGCCACAATGATCTGGATAAGGCTTTTTTATTGGATTTAATCAGTAACCGACTTCAAAACAACCTAAGCTATGATAATAACCTCACTACGCGATTGGAAAAAGAAAAAGTCGATGGCCTTTCGGTAACCCGGGGCATGGTACAAAAAGGGGAGGTGATAGTTTACAAAGGCTCGGTAGTGAATGATGATGTTTACCAGAAGCTCGAATCGTTTAAAAAGGCCTTTGAGGATAACGCCCGTGTAAACGGCAACCGTAACCTGGTGCTGCTGGGGCAGTTTTTTTTGGTGGGAATTGCCATAACCCTGCTCATGATATTTTTGTACCTGTTTCGTAAAGATATTTATGCTGATAACAGGTTGGTGGGTTTGATTTTGCTGGTAATCACCGCTATGCTGGCAACGCTAAGCCTGGCCATCAAACTGCAGTTCCCTACAAATTTGTACTATATTCCTTATTGCATAGTGCCCATTATTATCCGCATTTTGTTTGATACCCGCCTGGCGCTGAATATTCACATGCTGGTGGTGCTGATGGCCGGATTTTTTGTGCCCAACAGCTTCGAGTTTGCTTACTACGAGATTACCGCCGGTATGGTATCCATCTACAGCATCAAAAACCTGGTGCGGCGCGAACAGTTCCTTATTTCGGCAGTGATTATCATATTTAATTATTTTGTGGCCTTTCTGGGCATCACCTTTGTGCGCGAAGGCGATTTTATGAATATCGATTGGACGGAGTTTTTGCCTTTTGTGGTGAGCGTATTGTTAACGCTGCTGGCCTATCCGCTTATTTACCTGTTTGAAAAGATTTTTGCTATCACATCCGAAATTACCCTGATCGAGCTTACCAATACCAACGCACCACTGCTGCGTGAACTGGCTTTTAGCGCGCCCGGAACTTTTCAGCATTCGTTACAGGTAGCCAACCTTGCCGAAAATGCCATTTATGCCGTAGGAGGCAACGCGCTGCTGGTTAGAGCAGGAGCTTTGTACCACGATATTGGCAAAATGGAAAACCCGCTGTTTTTTATCGAAAACCAGGCTTCGGGCTTTAACCCGCATGATAAGTTGCCTTATGAAGAAAGCGCCCAGATCATTATCCGCCACGTGAGCAAGGGGATTGAAATGGCCCGTAAAGCTAACCTGCCCGAGGTGGTGATTGATTTTATCCGAACTCACCATGGCAATACCCGGGTTGATTATTTTTACCAGTCGTCGCTCAAAAATTTCCCCGAAAAGTTTATCAACGAGAACATTTTCCGCTATCCGGGGCCTATCCCGTTCACCAAAGAAGGCGCTGTTTTAATGCTGGCCGACTCGGTGGAGGCCGCCTCCCGCTCGCTGAAAGAACCCGACGAAGAATCCATCAGCGTACTGGTTGACAGGATTGTGAAATATAAGCTTGATCAGAATCAGTTGAAAGACAGTAATATAACTTTAAAAGATATTGAAACCATCAAAGCTATTTTTAAGCGGATGCTGATGAGTATTTACCATGTTAGGATAGATTATTAA
- a CDS encoding SPFH domain-containing protein, translating into MNPEKIINPPSGFATFIVSMVLLIVSVLLFIEGQLAIGIILLIVTFIFLLPGLIIVNPNESKVLTFFGKYVGTVKKDGFFWVNPFTVKKKVSLKAFNLNGQQLKVNDSIGNPIEIAAVIVWQIKDTAAAVFAVENYIQYVNIQSEAAVRHLANTFPYDNLEDETATITLRGGADQVSEMLEKELNERLNRAGIEVLEARISHLAYAPEIAHSMLQVQQASAIIAARKLIVEGAVGMVEMALNKLSEKNIVELDEERKAAMVSNLLVVLCGDKAVNPVVNTGTLYH; encoded by the coding sequence ATGAATCCTGAAAAAATCATCAACCCGCCATCCGGCTTTGCTACATTTATTGTATCGATGGTATTATTAATTGTATCAGTCCTTTTATTCATAGAAGGGCAATTAGCTATCGGCATCATCTTGCTTATAGTTACTTTTATTTTTTTACTACCGGGCCTGATTATTGTAAACCCCAATGAATCGAAGGTGCTCACCTTTTTTGGCAAATATGTGGGCACAGTAAAAAAAGACGGCTTTTTTTGGGTTAATCCCTTCACCGTAAAAAAGAAAGTTTCATTAAAAGCATTTAACCTTAACGGCCAGCAATTAAAAGTGAACGACAGTATTGGTAACCCGATTGAGATTGCCGCAGTTATTGTTTGGCAAATTAAAGATACCGCCGCTGCCGTTTTCGCGGTTGAAAACTACATTCAATACGTAAACATCCAAAGCGAGGCCGCGGTAAGGCACCTGGCCAACACTTTCCCTTATGATAACCTGGAAGACGAAACAGCTACCATCACCCTACGCGGCGGTGCCGACCAGGTAAGCGAAATGCTTGAAAAGGAGTTGAACGAACGTCTTAACCGCGCCGGTATCGAGGTATTGGAAGCCCGCATTTCACACCTGGCATACGCACCGGAAATTGCCCATTCCATGCTGCAGGTACAACAGGCATCAGCTATCATCGCGGCCCGCAAGCTTATTGTTGAAGGTGCTGTTGGCATGGTAGAAATGGCACTGAACAAACTATCCGAAAAAAACATTGTAGAGCTTGATGAAGAGCGCAAAGCCGCTATGGTAAGTAACTTATTGGTAGTACTTTGCGGCGATAAAGCTGTGAACCCGGTTGTTAACACTGGCACTTTATACCATTAA
- a CDS encoding Arc family DNA binding domain-containing protein — protein MAEKKAFVLRINPEMLKEIETWAAEEFRSTNGQVEYLLQQALLARKKGFKKKGKEIGD, from the coding sequence ATGGCGGAGAAGAAAGCATTTGTACTACGCATTAACCCCGAAATGCTAAAGGAGATAGAAACCTGGGCAGCCGAAGAGTTCAGAAGCACCAACGGACAGGTTGAATACCTGCTGCAACAGGCTTTGCTTGCGCGGAAAAAGGGGTTTAAGAAGAAAGGTAAGGAGATTGGAGATTAG
- a CDS encoding acetyl-CoA C-acyltransferase, with amino-acid sequence MKEVVIVAATRTPIGSFGGSLAAISATQLGAAVIKSAVEKAGLQPDQVQEVFMGNVMSANIGQAPATQAAIFAGLPYLPATTVNKVCASGMKAIMLGAQSIALGENDIVVAGGMESMSNVPYYLDKARNGYRLGNGEIIDGLVKDGLWDVYNDYHMGSAAELCATDCHITRDDQDAYAVESYKRAQAAQAAGKFKEEITPVGLKDKKGEITMFTEDEEPGTVKFEKIPTLRPVFKKDGTVTAANASTLNDGAAAVVLMSWEKADELGIKPLARIVSYADAQQAPEWFTTAPSKAIPLALQRAGLQTGDIDFFEINEAFSVVSIANNQLLNIQPQKVNVNGGAVALGHPLGASGARIVVTLLNVLQQNNGKYGAAGICNGGGGASAIVIENLR; translated from the coding sequence ATGAAAGAAGTAGTAATAGTAGCGGCAACACGCACACCCATAGGTAGCTTTGGTGGTAGTTTGGCAGCCATCAGTGCCACACAGTTGGGTGCGGCGGTGATTAAATCGGCAGTTGAAAAGGCTGGATTACAGCCCGACCAGGTGCAGGAAGTATTTATGGGTAACGTAATGTCGGCCAATATTGGGCAGGCACCGGCTACACAGGCGGCTATATTTGCGGGGCTCCCCTATTTGCCTGCTACAACTGTTAATAAAGTTTGCGCATCGGGCATGAAAGCTATTATGCTTGGAGCTCAAAGCATCGCTCTGGGCGAAAATGATATTGTTGTTGCCGGCGGTATGGAAAGCATGAGCAATGTGCCTTACTATTTGGATAAGGCCCGCAACGGATACCGCTTAGGTAATGGTGAAATTATTGACGGATTAGTTAAAGACGGCCTGTGGGATGTTTACAACGACTACCACATGGGCTCGGCGGCCGAACTTTGTGCTACCGATTGTCATATTACCCGCGACGATCAGGACGCCTACGCCGTAGAATCATACAAACGTGCCCAGGCTGCACAGGCTGCCGGCAAATTTAAAGAGGAGATTACCCCTGTTGGCCTTAAAGATAAAAAAGGTGAAATCACCATGTTTACCGAAGATGAAGAGCCCGGCACAGTAAAGTTTGAAAAAATCCCCACACTAAGGCCTGTATTTAAAAAAGACGGAACAGTAACAGCCGCCAACGCCTCTACTTTAAATGATGGCGCAGCCGCGGTTGTGCTAATGAGCTGGGAAAAAGCCGACGAGCTTGGCATTAAACCGCTGGCCAGGATAGTATCTTATGCCGATGCCCAGCAGGCGCCTGAGTGGTTTACCACCGCACCCTCAAAAGCAATTCCGCTGGCTTTACAACGGGCAGGTTTACAAACCGGGGATATTGATTTTTTTGAAATTAACGAGGCATTCTCAGTAGTATCAATAGCTAACAACCAGCTTTTAAACATCCAACCCCAAAAAGTAAATGTTAACGGAGGGGCAGTAGCGCTGGGGCACCCGCTGGGGGCTTCGGGGGCCCGGATTGTTGTTACCCTTTTAAATGTATTGCAACAAAACAACGGTAAATACGGCGCTGCCGGTATTTGTAACGGCGGCGGCGGGGCCAGCGCAATTGTTATTGAAAATTTACGTTGA
- a CDS encoding MFS transporter, producing MQEKTAPAKSRFPKSVPYIIGNEAAERFSFYGMRSILTLFLVKQFFNPAEVPALAQQADAHANKLNHLFVMVAYALPFVGGMIADWFTGKYKLILYISLVYCLGHLLLAMFDTSLSGFEFGMLVVAIGAGGIKSCVSANVGDQFDASNQDLLSKVYGWFYFSINAGSMLSTIAIPTIYKYYGPKWAFGVPGILMALATLIFFLGRKKYVKVPPQGVNRNNLVFITWYALTNLSKKKPGQSLLDIAKESYDPERVEGVKAVYRVISVFFFALAFWAVWDQCLSEWTLYAAKMNRNINLGFTSFMIEPGSMSTFNTIFLLLFIPLFNYVIYPNLDKIGLKTTPLRRLGAGLVLTALSFVVIGFTHVSIDHGGSPSMWWQVLAFLILSAAEVLVSITGLEYAYTHSPKSMKSTMSGIWFLVVSFGNLITALVNGLIEDGGWWARNLKGANYEWFFVAFISVFIIIFMFVAPRLKERNYITDPYVDNEVIADTHNL from the coding sequence ATGCAAGAAAAAACCGCTCCGGCAAAGTCGCGATTCCCCAAGAGTGTACCTTATATCATTGGCAATGAAGCTGCCGAACGTTTTAGCTTTTACGGCATGCGTTCAATACTCACCCTGTTTTTGGTAAAACAATTTTTTAACCCTGCCGAGGTTCCGGCGCTGGCACAACAAGCTGATGCCCACGCCAATAAACTGAACCATTTGTTTGTTATGGTGGCATACGCTTTGCCATTTGTTGGCGGTATGATTGCCGATTGGTTTACCGGTAAATATAAACTCATCCTTTATATCTCGTTGGTATATTGCCTCGGGCACCTGTTGCTGGCGATGTTTGATACCAGCCTCAGCGGTTTTGAGTTTGGTATGCTTGTGGTTGCTATTGGCGCAGGTGGTATCAAATCCTGCGTTTCGGCTAACGTGGGCGACCAGTTTGATGCCAGCAACCAGGATCTGCTTTCAAAAGTTTACGGCTGGTTTTACTTCAGCATCAATGCCGGCTCTATGCTGTCAACAATTGCTATTCCTACTATTTACAAATACTATGGCCCTAAATGGGCTTTTGGTGTTCCCGGAATTTTAATGGCTTTGGCAACCCTCATATTTTTCCTGGGCCGCAAAAAATACGTAAAAGTGCCTCCGCAGGGCGTAAACCGCAACAACCTTGTGTTTATTACCTGGTACGCCCTTACCAACTTAAGCAAAAAGAAACCAGGCCAGTCGTTGCTTGATATTGCAAAAGAAAGTTATGACCCTGAACGTGTTGAAGGCGTTAAAGCGGTATACCGCGTAATTTCGGTATTCTTTTTTGCATTGGCTTTCTGGGCTGTATGGGATCAGTGCCTATCAGAATGGACGCTTTACGCTGCAAAAATGAACCGAAACATTAACCTTGGTTTCACCTCTTTTATGATCGAGCCGGGCTCAATGTCAACGTTCAATACCATTTTCCTTTTGCTGTTCATCCCACTCTTTAACTATGTAATTTACCCTAACCTGGATAAAATCGGCTTAAAAACAACGCCTTTACGCAGGCTTGGCGCCGGGTTGGTTTTAACAGCATTATCATTTGTGGTAATCGGTTTTACACACGTAAGTATTGATCATGGCGGCTCGCCATCAATGTGGTGGCAGGTGTTGGCGTTTTTAATATTATCGGCTGCAGAAGTGTTGGTATCAATTACCGGTTTAGAATATGCTTATACACATTCACCAAAATCAATGAAAAGTACTATGTCGGGCATTTGGTTCCTGGTTGTGTCATTTGGCAACCTGATCACCGCACTGGTTAACGGACTAATTGAAGACGGTGGCTGGTGGGCCAGAAATTTAAAAGGTGCCAATTACGAATGGTTTTTTGTGGCCTTTATCAGCGTGTTTATCATCATATTTATGTTTGTTGCCCCACGCCTTAAAGAAAGGAACTACATTACCGATCCGTATGTTGACAACGAGGTGATTGCCGATACCCATAATTTATAA
- a CDS encoding polyprenol monophosphomannose synthase, translating into MPDSIIIIPTYNEKENIERMIRKVFSLPHDFHILIIDDGSPDGTPQIVKSLQPEYDGRLFMEERAGKQGLGTAYIHGFKWCIARHYDYIFEMDADFSHNPDDLLRLRQACIDGADSAIGSRYINGVNVVNWPMSRVLMSYFASVYVRFITGINIQDSTAGFMCYKRKVLETVQLDKIKFVGYAFQIEMKYTTIKHGFKVVEVPIIFTDRTAGTSKMSTSIFREAFLGVIQMKINSIFRKYPEG; encoded by the coding sequence GTGCCGGATAGCATTATTATAATACCTACTTACAACGAGAAGGAGAACATCGAGCGGATGATCCGCAAGGTATTTTCCTTACCTCACGATTTTCATATCCTCATCATTGATGACGGCTCGCCCGATGGTACGCCGCAGATTGTAAAAAGCCTTCAGCCCGAATACGATGGCCGTCTTTTTATGGAAGAGCGTGCCGGTAAGCAAGGGCTCGGCACCGCCTACATCCACGGCTTTAAATGGTGCATAGCCCGCCATTACGACTATATTTTTGAGATGGATGCCGATTTTTCGCACAATCCGGATGATCTGCTTCGTTTAAGACAGGCCTGTATAGACGGCGCAGATTCGGCCATTGGTTCAAGGTACATCAATGGCGTAAACGTGGTTAACTGGCCTATGAGCCGGGTGTTGATGAGCTATTTTGCATCGGTTTATGTACGCTTTATAACCGGCATTAATATCCAGGATTCAACAGCAGGCTTTATGTGTTACAAACGCAAAGTACTTGAAACCGTACAGCTCGACAAGATTAAGTTTGTAGGCTACGCTTTCCAGATAGAGATGAAATACACCACCATTAAACATGGTTTTAAAGTGGTTGAAGTTCCCATCATATTTACCGACCGCACGGCCGGCACCTCCAAAATGTCGACCAGTATTTTCCGCGAAGCTTTCCTGGGGGTAATCCAGATGAAGATTAATAGTATTTTCAGGAAGTATCCGGAGGGGTAA
- the ruvB gene encoding Holliday junction branch migration DNA helicase RuvB, translating into MNEHLDPNRERLNNTERDIEKVLRPQQFEDFTGQHKILANLKIFVQAARQRGEALDHVLLHGPPGLGKTTLSHIIANEMGVGIKITSGPVLDKPGDLAGLLTNLETGDILFIDEIHRLSPLVEEYLYSAMEDFKIDIMLESGPNARSVQISLNPFTLVGATTRSGLLTAPLRARFGINSRLEYYDAKLLTTIVLRSASILKTPITDEGAYEIARRSRGTPRIANALLRRTRDFAQIKGNGEIDTEIAQYALNALNVDSHGLDEMDNKILLTIIDKFKGGPVGLKTVATAVGEDEGTIEEVYEPFLIQEGFLMRTARGREATEAAYKHLGKIKLGGNPSLF; encoded by the coding sequence ATGAACGAACATCTTGATCCTAATCGTGAACGCCTCAACAATACCGAACGTGATATTGAAAAAGTATTGCGTCCGCAGCAGTTTGAGGATTTTACCGGTCAGCATAAAATATTAGCCAACTTAAAAATATTTGTTCAGGCAGCGCGGCAGCGCGGGGAAGCGCTTGACCATGTGTTGTTACACGGCCCTCCCGGCCTGGGTAAAACCACCTTGTCGCACATTATAGCTAATGAGATGGGCGTGGGTATCAAAATCACCTCTGGTCCTGTTTTAGATAAACCCGGCGACCTGGCCGGTTTGCTTACCAACCTTGAAACCGGCGACATTCTTTTTATTGACGAGATCCACCGTTTAAGTCCGCTGGTTGAAGAGTACCTTTACTCGGCCATGGAGGATTTTAAGATAGATATTATGCTGGAGAGCGGTCCTAATGCGCGCTCAGTACAAATCTCGCTTAATCCCTTCACCCTGGTTGGTGCTACCACCCGTTCGGGTTTGCTTACTGCTCCGTTGAGGGCCAGGTTCGGCATTAACTCGCGTTTGGAATATTATGATGCCAAGCTGCTTACTACCATTGTGCTTCGTTCGGCATCGATATTAAAAACACCCATTACGGATGAAGGCGCTTATGAAATTGCCCGCCGCAGCCGCGGCACCCCGCGTATAGCCAACGCCCTGCTGCGTCGTACGCGCGATTTTGCCCAGATAAAAGGGAACGGAGAAATTGATACCGAAATAGCCCAGTATGCATTGAACGCCCTGAATGTGGATAGCCACGGGCTGGATGAGATGGATAACAAGATTTTGCTTACCATTATTGATAAGTTTAAAGGCGGCCCTGTGGGGTTAAAAACCGTGGCAACGGCAGTTGGTGAAGATGAAGGCACTATTGAAGAGGTATACGAACCGTTTTTGATACAGGAAGGCTTTTTAATGCGCACGGCCCGCGGCCGTGAAGCTACAGAAGCAGCCTACAAGCATTTAGGAAAAATAAAACTGGGCGGAAACCCATCCTTATTTTAA
- a CDS encoding Gfo/Idh/MocA family protein — protein MKTKLKLLLSTAALIISGLVSAQTTPPPPVNPPAPATSVTLPNDSLKAKKDTVPAKKLLPTLKVGIMGLNHDHIHLILSEYRKGNVNIVGIAEPNKKLWEKFGKAYNLPDSLFFDDLKKMCTTRKPAIVLGYNEVGKHVDIVETCAPLGISVMVEKPLAATLEQAKRMEFLALKYYIKVLTNYETTWYPSFQDAYNTVKLDSIGIIRKMVVHDGHQGPKEIGCSEDFLSWLTDPVLNGAGALNDFGCYGADLMTWLMKGQRPIAVTAIARHYKPNVYPKVEDDATILVEYPNATGQIEASWNWPYGIKDMEIFGAKGYIHAFDKDNVQLKLNNHNSRSYVAAPLPSPDDAPVTYFTNALLHPLKSAEYDRSSLKYNMIVMQILDAAKRSIKEGRRIVL, from the coding sequence ATGAAAACTAAATTAAAACTTTTATTGAGCACAGCTGCGCTTATCATAAGCGGCCTGGTATCGGCGCAAACCACTCCGCCGCCGCCGGTTAATCCTCCTGCCCCGGCAACTTCGGTTACGCTTCCCAACGATTCGCTCAAGGCTAAAAAGGATACCGTACCTGCAAAAAAACTTCTGCCTACTTTAAAAGTTGGCATTATGGGGCTAAACCATGATCATATTCACCTGATATTAAGCGAATACCGCAAAGGCAATGTAAACATTGTAGGCATAGCCGAGCCAAACAAAAAACTTTGGGAAAAATTTGGCAAAGCCTACAACCTGCCCGATTCATTGTTTTTTGACGATCTGAAAAAAATGTGCACCACCCGCAAGCCTGCTATTGTATTAGGTTATAACGAAGTAGGTAAGCACGTAGATATTGTTGAAACCTGTGCCCCGCTGGGTATTTCGGTAATGGTTGAGAAACCTCTGGCCGCTACCTTGGAGCAGGCTAAGCGCATGGAGTTCCTGGCTTTAAAGTATTACATCAAAGTTTTAACCAACTATGAAACAACCTGGTATCCCTCGTTCCAGGATGCTTATAATACGGTTAAGCTGGATAGTATAGGTATCATTCGCAAAATGGTAGTACATGATGGCCACCAGGGACCAAAAGAAATTGGCTGCAGCGAAGATTTCCTGAGCTGGCTTACCGACCCGGTACTAAACGGTGCCGGCGCGCTGAATGACTTCGGCTGCTATGGAGCCGATTTGATGACCTGGCTAATGAAAGGCCAGCGCCCGATAGCTGTTACCGCTATTGCCCGTCATTATAAACCAAACGTGTACCCTAAAGTAGAGGATGATGCCACCATTTTGGTTGAATACCCCAACGCCACCGGCCAGATTGAAGCCTCGTGGAACTGGCCTTACGGGATTAAAGATATGGAAATTTTTGGCGCTAAGGGTTATATTCATGCATTTGATAAGGACAACGTTCAGCTAAAACTCAACAATCACAATTCGCGCAGTTATGTAGCTGCTCCCCTGCCCTCTCCTGATGACGCGCCGGTAACTTATTTTACCAATGCACTGCTACACCCGCTTAAAAGCGCCGAATACGATCGTTCATCATTAAAATATAATATGATAGTGATGCAGATACTGGATGCAGCCAAACGCTCGATAAAAGAAGGCAGGCGGATAGTATTGTAA